DNA sequence from the Mycobacteriales bacterium genome:
ACCCAAGATCGCCGCGAGGTATCTGCCGGCCTTCGCGCGTGGTGACGAGTGGTGGGGACAGGGGTTCTCCGAGCCCGAGGCGGGCAGCGATCTCGCGTCGCTGCGCTGCCGGGCAGTGCTGGACGGCGACCACTACGTAGTGTCCGGGCAGAAGCTGTGGACCAGCCACGGCGCGACCGCCTCGCACACCGTCCTGCTCTGTCGAACCGGGACGGCCGAGAGCCGCCACCGAGGTCTCTCGATGCTGTTCTTGGACAACGACATGCCAGGCGTGGAGATTCGCCCGATCTACCTCGCGAGCGGCCGGGCCGAGCTGGCCGAGTGCTTCTTCGACGAGGTGAGGGTGCCCGTCGACCGACTGATCGGCGAGGCCGGCCAGGGCTGGGAGATCGCGATGTACCTCTTGCAGTTCGAACGTGCGGTCTACGCCTGGCAGCGCGCGGCCGTCCTGCTCGAGCGGCTCGGCACGCTCGCCGTCGCGGTGCGTTCCGGCGAGCTCGCACGCCGGCAGCTCGGCACGGCCTACCTCGACCTGATCGGCCTGCGCGCCCGAAGCGTCGAGACGGTCCGCCGCCTCGCTGCCGGCGAGACCGTCGGACCCGAGGCCAGCGCGGACAAGCTCCTCCTCGGCGCAGCGGAGCAAAGCGTCTACGACGCCGCACGGAGCCTGCTCGGCGAGCGGTTCGCCTTCAGCA
Encoded proteins:
- a CDS encoding acyl-CoA dehydrogenase family protein produces the protein MAGSVEGRYAGDLSEYRVALRTFLGSSDLDAWRGCYIEDVAEEMKFVSGMVQVIYDADFGRYGFPVAVGGLGGDVRHWAVMYDELVAAGLPLTGQHSLITTLAQPIARYAPKIAARYLPAFARGDEWWGQGFSEPEAGSDLASLRCRAVLDGDHYVVSGQKLWTSHGATASHTVLLCRTGTAESRHRGLSMLFLDNDMPGVEIRPIYLASGRAELAECFFDEVRVPVDRLIGEAGQGWEIAMYLLQFERAVYAWQRAAVLLERLGTLAVAVRSGELARRQLGTAYLDLIGLRARSVETVRRLAAGETVGPEASADKLLLGAAEQSVYDAARSLLGERFAFSTDPAMRRWGQEWWFSRTTTIYGGAAEVQRGIIADRVLNLPKG